A single Pieris rapae chromosome 2, ilPieRapa1.1, whole genome shotgun sequence DNA region contains:
- the LOC111002892 gene encoding lysyl oxidase homolog 2B, giving the protein MRLHNYVFTFTLILVSAFCRDLSEDERSTRAAFIQKLLNKQKRMEGKVKLLGGESSFEGNIYIHHAGRWGAVCDDSWDNAAATVVCRAFNRTGVATHGGQYGEALEKFWMDDVVCEGTETALNHCIFSGWGSSDCDISEAAGVICNEEEIRADEIQTRYLHDVINVRGASLRLVGGRNSFEGRVEIYYNNVWGSICPDGWTLYEASAICHHLALGYAEQALQTDYFGSSRIILSGVQCEGNETNLFSCKHRQFGNVMCPGGKGHVAAVICSHYLADLLLDTNAIESSAHLQDAPMFQLQCAMEENCLSKSAYEIQKTNPNWQFETRRLLRFTAASLNIGNAEFRPYLPKHLWQWHLCHMHYHSMEVFATFDVLDSFGQRIAEGHKASFCLEDNTCLPGIEKKYSCLNYGDQGVSVNCSDIYQYNIDCQWVDVTDVVPGDYTFKVTVNPHARVAEQSFHNNAASCFLRLTETYAAVYGCKLGRP; this is encoded by the exons ATGAGATTGCATAACtatgtatttacttttacacTGATATTAGTGAGTGCGTTTTGTAGAGATTTGAGTGAAGATGAAAGAAGCACAAGAGCTGCATTCatacagaaattattaaataaacaaaaacgaaTGGAGGGAAAAGTTAAGTTATTGGGAGGAGAGAGTAGCTTTGAAG gaaatatttacatacaccACGCTGGACGTTGGGGTGCTGTTTGTGATGATTCGTGGGACAACGCAGCGGCCACAGTAGTATGTCGGGCGTTTAATAGAACTGGTGTTGCCACCCATGGTGGACAATATGGAGAAGCTTTGG AAAAATTCTGGATGGACGACGTGGTCTGCGAAGGTACTGAAACAGCTTTAAACCACTGTATTTTCTCTGGCTGGGGTTCATCAGACTGCGACATAAGCGAAGCAGCAGGAGTAATATGCAATGAAGAGGAAATAAGAGCAGACGAAATTCAAACGAGATACTTGCACGATGTAATCAATGTAAGAGGTGCCAGCTTAAGACTGGTCGGAGGTAGAAACAGCTTTGAAGGAAGAGTGGAG ATCTATTACAACAATGTTTGGGGCAGCATATGCCCTGATGGCTGGACGCTGTATGAAGCATCAGCTATCTGCCACCACCTTGCCCTGGGTTATGCTGAACAAGCTCTACAAACAGACTACTTCGGCAGCTCTAGAATTATTCTAAGTGGTGTGCAATGTGAGggaaatgaaacaaatttgttCTCTTGTAAGCATCGACAATTTGGAAATGTCATGTGTCCTGGTGGTaaag gaCACGTAGCAGCAGTAATATGCAGTCACTATTTAGCTGACTTACTACTTGATACGAACGCAATAGAAAGTAGTGCACACTTGCAAGACGCACCTATGTTCCAACTGCAATGTGCTATGGAAGAAAATTGTTTGAGTAAATCTGCTTATGAG ATTCAAAAAACAAATCCAAACTGGCAATTTGAAACACGAAGGCTGTTGCGGTTCACTGCCGCATCTCTGAATATTGGGAATGCTGAATTCCGTCCTTATCTGCCCAAACATCTATGGCAGTGGCATCTGTGTCATAT GCATTACCACAGTATGGAAGTATTCGCAACATTTGACGTCTTAGACAGCTTTGGTCAAAGAATTGCTGAAGGACACAAAGCTTCCTTTTGTTTAGAAGATAATACATGCCTGCCGGGTATTGAAAAGAAGTATTCCTGTTTAAATTATGGTGATCAGG GTGTATCCGTAAACTGTTCTGATATATACCAGTACAATATCGACTGCCAATGGGTGGATGTGACAGATGTCGTGCCAGGCGACTACACGTTTAAG GTAACTGTTAACCCACACGCGCGTGTGGCAGAACAAAGCTTCCACAACAATGCCGCCTCATGTTTTTTGCGCCTCACTGAGACGTACGCTGCAGTATACGGCTGTAAATTGGGGCGACCTTag